The proteins below come from a single Campylobacter sp. CCUG 57310 genomic window:
- the sdhA gene encoding 8-methylmenaquinol:fumarate reductase flavoprotein subunit: protein MSEQNFTRRDFLQTACIGVGALTLSGCGDDVAANKQKKEGNNKKGLPSVDVMVIGSGGAGLRAAVAARKNNPNLTVVVATKMMPSRNATCMAEGGINGVTDLENGDSYKLHAYDTVKGSAYLADQDAVLKFTQMAGRVIADMDYAGTLFSRTDKGGVAQRMMGGASKRRCNFSADKTGHILMHACLDDAISSGVKFLMDHELLDIGVKDGKCEGVVLRNIQTGEIYPVLCKSLVIATGGYTRIFYNRTSTPFIATGDGVAAALRAGLGFEDSEMIQFHPTGVQNGGTLITEAARGEGGYLLNNKGERFMKKYHERMELAPRDVVARAIETEIREGRGYGEGLLSYVLCDVRHLGKDTIMKKLPKIRHTAMLFQNIDLIEEPVPIRPTAHYSMGGIEVVKFDDMSTKVGGIYVGGEASCVSIHGANRLGGNSLTDAVVTGHLAGVGAVEYAKDANFSDGKKTHELAQKWQTKFKEVANGKGGANDIYGLREELGKQNWDLMGIFRTQEKLDLLAKKLEDIQARYDKLNVADSNPIMNTAFTDYVELGNLILLSRCACLAAQNRLESRGAHTREDYPKRDDVNFLKHSIVTLKNDKLELSYKDVVITEFSLDGRKPE from the coding sequence ATGAGCGAACAAAATTTTACCAGAAGAGACTTTCTTCAAACCGCTTGTATTGGCGTAGGAGCATTAACTCTAAGTGGATGCGGAGATGATGTAGCGGCAAATAAGCAGAAAAAAGAAGGTAATAATAAAAAAGGCTTACCATCGGTTGATGTTATGGTTATTGGCTCTGGCGGGGCTGGTTTGCGAGCTGCAGTAGCGGCAAGAAAAAATAATCCGAATTTAACCGTCGTTGTTGCTACAAAAATGATGCCTTCTCGCAATGCTACCTGTATGGCAGAAGGAGGTATAAATGGCGTGACGGATTTGGAAAACGGAGATAGTTATAAACTTCATGCTTACGATACCGTTAAGGGTTCGGCGTATCTAGCCGATCAAGATGCGGTGCTTAAATTTACTCAGATGGCAGGCAGGGTTATAGCCGATATGGATTATGCCGGTACATTATTTTCACGTACCGACAAAGGAGGTGTTGCTCAGCGTATGATGGGTGGAGCTAGTAAGCGCCGCTGTAATTTTTCTGCGGATAAGACCGGTCATATCTTAATGCATGCCTGTCTTGATGACGCGATTAGTAGCGGAGTTAAATTCTTAATGGATCACGAGCTTCTTGATATCGGAGTTAAAGACGGCAAATGCGAAGGAGTAGTGCTTCGCAATATTCAAACGGGAGAAATTTATCCCGTGCTTTGTAAATCTTTAGTTATTGCTACCGGCGGATATACTAGAATTTTTTATAATAGAACTTCAACGCCGTTTATAGCAACAGGCGACGGTGTAGCGGCCGCTCTTAGAGCGGGGCTTGGTTTTGAAGATTCCGAGATGATTCAGTTTCATCCTACAGGCGTACAAAATGGCGGTACTCTTATTACCGAAGCTGCTAGAGGTGAAGGCGGATATCTTTTGAATAACAAAGGTGAGCGTTTTATGAAAAAATATCATGAAAGGATGGAGCTTGCACCTCGGGATGTAGTAGCGCGTGCTATTGAAACTGAAATTCGTGAAGGGCGTGGATACGGAGAAGGATTGCTTTCATATGTGCTTTGTGATGTTCGTCATCTAGGAAAAGATACGATTATGAAAAAACTACCTAAAATTCGCCATACCGCAATGCTTTTTCAAAATATCGATCTTATTGAAGAGCCGGTGCCTATCCGTCCTACGGCACATTACTCTATGGGCGGTATAGAAGTAGTTAAATTTGATGATATGAGCACAAAAGTAGGCGGTATTTACGTAGGTGGTGAGGCTTCTTGTGTATCCATTCATGGCGCAAACCGTCTGGGAGGTAATTCTTTAACCGATGCTGTAGTGACAGGACATCTAGCAGGCGTCGGAGCGGTAGAATATGCAAAAGACGCTAATTTTAGTGATGGCAAAAAAACTCATGAACTAGCTCAAAAATGGCAAACCAAATTTAAAGAAGTTGCAAATGGCAAAGGTGGTGCAAATGATATATATGGACTACGCGAAGAATTAGGAAAACAAAACTGGGATTTGATGGGGATTTTTAGAACCCAAGAGAAGCTTGATTTGCTGGCTAAAAAACTGGAAGATATCCAAGCTAGATATGACAAGCTAAACGTAGCGGACTCAAATCCTATTATGAATACCGCATTTACGGATTATGTCGAGCTTGGGAATTTGATCTTGCTATCTCGTTGCGCTTGTTTGGCGGCGCAAAATCGCTTAGAAAGTCGTGGTGCGCATACTAGAGAAGATTATCCAAAACGCGACGACGTAAATTTCTTAAAACACAGTATAGTGACGTTAAAAAACGATAAGCTTGAGTTATCGTATAAAGATGTCGTCATAACCGAATTCTCGCTTGATGGAAGGAAACCAGAATGA
- a CDS encoding isoprenylcysteine carboxyl methyltransferase family protein, translated as MEYYIWVAVVAVFVLRLLFLKISIRNERSILQNGGREYGAKNSKILTILHIVFYLSCFIEAIVTKAKFDTQSAIGAGLIVFSMIMLYVVISLLDGIWTVKLMVAKEHKFNNHWLFKTVKHPNYFLNIVPELIGLAMLCHAFYSAVIILPVYAFILYRRIEEENRILKEIIIPNGNK; from the coding sequence ATGGAATATTATATTTGGGTTGCTGTTGTGGCGGTGTTTGTGCTTAGGCTTTTGTTTTTAAAAATATCGATTCGAAACGAAAGATCTATACTGCAAAACGGAGGCAGGGAGTATGGTGCAAAAAATTCAAAGATCCTTACGATACTGCATATAGTTTTTTATCTGTCGTGTTTTATCGAAGCGATAGTAACAAAAGCCAAATTTGATACTCAAAGCGCCATAGGAGCGGGGCTTATTGTATTTTCTATGATTATGCTTTATGTTGTTATATCTCTTTTAGACGGAATTTGGACGGTTAAACTTATGGTCGCAAAAGAGCATAAGTTTAATAATCACTGGCTTTTTAAGACGGTTAAACATCCTAATTATTTCTTAAATATCGTGCCTGAACTTATCGGGCTTGCGATGCTGTGCCATGCATTTTATTCTGCGGTAATTATCTTGCCAGTTTACGCTTTTATACTTTATAGAAGAATAGAAGAGGAAAACCGTATTTTAAAAGAGATTATCATACCAAACGGCAATAAATAA
- a CDS encoding pirin family protein — MIQTRYAHERGQGGGGGWLDSRHTFSFANYFDPNHMGFSHLRVINEDFVAPDSGFGTHPHRDMEILSYVLSGQIAHKDSIGNVKTLSAGEFQIMSAGTGIAHSEYNPSSTDELHFYQIWIVPNQKGVNPRYEQKEFAPKEGATLLLSPNADENSFKIYQDMKLFRYQYKANSTEEIKLDANRKYWLQVVKGELSVNDTKLKTSDALAITEENALYIDTFSEVEFLLFDLV, encoded by the coding sequence ATGATTCAAACAAGATATGCGCACGAGCGCGGGCAAGGCGGTGGCGGAGGATGGCTTGATAGCAGACACACATTCTCTTTTGCCAATTATTTCGATCCAAATCACATGGGATTTTCACACCTTCGCGTTATAAACGAAGACTTCGTAGCTCCCGATAGCGGCTTTGGGACACATCCTCATAGAGATATGGAGATACTATCTTACGTACTTAGCGGGCAAATAGCTCATAAAGACAGCATAGGAAATGTTAAAACTCTCAGTGCAGGCGAATTTCAGATAATGAGTGCGGGAACCGGCATAGCTCATTCGGAATACAATCCAAGCAGCACCGATGAGCTGCATTTTTATCAAATTTGGATAGTTCCAAACCAAAAAGGCGTAAATCCAAGATACGAACAAAAAGAATTTGCGCCAAAAGAGGGAGCAACGCTTCTACTTTCGCCAAATGCCGATGAAAATTCATTTAAAATTTATCAGGACATGAAGCTTTTTAGATATCAATACAAAGCAAATTCCACCGAAGAGATCAAGCTTGATGCAAACAGAAAATACTGGCTTCAAGTCGTAAAAGGCGAATTAAGCGTAAATGATACTAAGCTAAAAACAAGCGACGCTTTAGCGATCACCGAAGAGAATGCGCTTTATATAGATACGTTTAGCGAGGTTGAGTTTTTACTATTTGACTTGGTTTGA
- the thrS gene encoding threonine--tRNA ligase — MSDIIAYKLNGEIVDTQSIKDLNSAEPIYFDNSKEALSVIRHSCAHLMAEAIKSLHPEAKFFVGPAIEDGFYYDFRVDSKIGEADLEAIEAKMKELIEAKKDIEKTCFTKKEISDRFINDDLKQEVLKRIPDGEVTMYSQGIFEDICRGPHVPNTKFLRFFKLTRVAGAYLGGDETREMLTRIYGTAYADKESLKEHIRIIEEAKKRDHRKLGTEMKLFTFDEEVGGGLPIWLPNGGRLRSKLEQILYKAHRDRGYEPVRGPELLKADVWKKSGHYTNYKENMYFTTIDDAEYGIKPMNCVGHIKVYQSEIRSYRDLPVKFFEYGVVHRHEKSGVLHGLFRVREFAQDDSHIFCSPDQIKENILEILAFAGKIMENFGFEYEMEISTKPAKAIGDDEIWDIATKALKEALDENGFKYGIDEGGGAFYGPKIDIKITDALKRKWQCGTIQVDFNLPERFDLGYIDSNNERKRPVMLHRALLGSFERFIGILIEHTSGELPFFIAPTQVVIVPINDSHLDYAKQVAKELRKINVDSEISSKNESLNKRIRSAEKQRVPMIVVIGDNEAQNRSIALRDRHNREQKDMKLEEFIILLKEKLSEVHF; from the coding sequence ATGAGCGATATAATCGCATACAAACTAAACGGAGAGATAGTCGATACTCAAAGTATCAAGGATTTAAATTCGGCAGAGCCTATTTATTTTGATAATTCAAAAGAGGCTTTAAGCGTTATCAGGCATAGTTGCGCGCACCTTATGGCGGAAGCTATCAAAAGCCTTCATCCGGAAGCGAAATTTTTCGTAGGTCCTGCAATAGAAGACGGATTTTATTATGATTTCAGAGTTGATAGCAAGATCGGAGAGGCGGATTTAGAGGCGATAGAAGCCAAGATGAAAGAGCTTATCGAAGCTAAAAAAGACATCGAAAAAACCTGTTTTACAAAAAAAGAGATAAGCGATAGATTTATAAACGATGACTTAAAACAAGAGGTCTTAAAGCGCATTCCGGACGGCGAAGTTACTATGTATTCTCAAGGAATTTTTGAAGATATTTGTCGCGGACCGCATGTGCCAAATACTAAATTTTTAAGATTTTTTAAACTTACTCGCGTTGCTGGAGCGTATCTTGGCGGAGATGAAACACGCGAAATGCTTACTAGAATTTACGGCACGGCATATGCAGATAAAGAGAGCTTAAAAGAGCATATTCGTATCATAGAAGAGGCTAAAAAACGCGATCATCGCAAGCTTGGTACGGAGATGAAGCTATTTACTTTTGACGAAGAGGTAGGCGGAGGTCTTCCTATATGGCTACCAAACGGCGGAAGACTAAGAAGCAAACTGGAACAAATTTTATACAAAGCTCACAGAGATAGAGGCTACGAGCCTGTTAGAGGGCCTGAGCTTTTAAAAGCCGACGTATGGAAAAAGAGCGGGCATTACACAAACTACAAAGAAAATATGTACTTTACGACTATTGACGATGCGGAGTACGGCATTAAGCCTATGAACTGCGTCGGGCACATCAAAGTTTATCAAAGCGAAATTCGCTCTTATCGCGATTTACCTGTCAAATTTTTTGAATACGGAGTAGTTCATCGTCACGAAAAAAGCGGAGTTTTGCACGGACTTTTTAGAGTGAGAGAATTTGCGCAAGACGATTCGCATATCTTTTGTTCTCCCGATCAAATCAAAGAAAACATACTGGAAATTTTAGCATTTGCCGGAAAGATAATGGAAAATTTCGGCTTTGAATACGAGATGGAAATTTCAACAAAGCCGGCAAAAGCGATAGGTGATGATGAAATTTGGGATATAGCTACAAAAGCCCTTAAAGAAGCACTTGATGAAAACGGATTTAAATATGGTATAGATGAAGGCGGCGGAGCGTTTTACGGACCAAAAATCGACATCAAAATAACAGACGCGCTTAAACGCAAATGGCAGTGCGGAACGATTCAGGTTGATTTTAACCTGCCTGAGAGATTTGACCTTGGGTATATAGATAGCAACAACGAACGCAAACGTCCTGTTATGCTTCACCGTGCGCTACTTGGAAGCTTTGAGAGATTTATAGGAATTTTGATAGAGCATACAAGTGGAGAGTTGCCATTTTTCATAGCTCCTACGCAAGTTGTCATAGTTCCTATCAACGATAGCCACTTAGACTATGCTAAACAAGTTGCAAAAGAGCTTAGAAAAATCAATGTCGATAGCGAAATTTCAAGCAAGAACGAAAGCCTAAATAAACGCATCAGAAGTGCCGAAAAACAGCGCGTGCCTATGATAGTAGTTATAGGGGATAACGAAGCTCAAAACCGCAGTATAGCGCTACGCGACAGGCATAATAGAGAGCAAAAAGATATGAAACTAGAAGAATTTATCATTTTATTAAAGGAGAAACTTAGTGAGGTGCATTTTTGA
- a CDS encoding methylenetetrahydrofolate reductase produces the protein MLKDKILNCEPGILLYGLTPPKIHLEESERNRIAKIWRDRIESIDVDGIVLYDLQDESNRNKNERIFEFIKTIEPEEYYKNYLKTSVEAIIYKVVGKYDKAEFEQNLKTQSVNLNVFVGASSKEQDISLRLDDAYNIAKKGKFDLFLGGICIPERHAKNASEHLKVASKTINGCKYFITQAVYDLENAKKFIDDYSKLSIQKVPIIFTFTPCGSLKTLEFMKWLGISIPHYFEERLKNSEDILSASVNLSLELFNFLYKYSLAKGVSVGANIESISARKSEIEASLRLLEGIKEIISKTNVSYRS, from the coding sequence ATGTTAAAGGATAAAATTTTAAACTGTGAGCCGGGGATTTTGCTTTATGGACTAACCCCGCCAAAAATTCATTTAGAAGAGTCCGAGCGCAACCGAATAGCTAAAATTTGGCGAGATAGGATAGAGAGCATAGATGTCGATGGAATCGTGCTTTATGATTTGCAAGATGAGAGTAATAGAAATAAAAACGAGCGTATTTTTGAGTTTATAAAGACCATTGAGCCTGAGGAGTATTATAAAAATTACCTTAAAACTAGCGTTGAGGCTATTATTTATAAGGTTGTGGGTAAATATGACAAGGCTGAATTTGAGCAAAATTTAAAAACCCAAAGTGTAAATTTAAATGTTTTTGTGGGTGCCAGCTCAAAAGAGCAAGATATCAGCCTGAGGCTTGATGATGCGTATAATATAGCAAAGAAGGGCAAATTTGATCTGTTTCTTGGCGGCATTTGCATACCGGAGCGACATGCTAAAAACGCAAGCGAGCATCTAAAAGTAGCGAGTAAAACCATAAACGGATGTAAATACTTTATCACTCAGGCTGTTTATGATCTTGAAAATGCGAAGAAATTTATAGATGATTATTCTAAGCTTAGCATTCAAAAGGTGCCGATAATATTTACATTCACTCCTTGCGGCAGCCTTAAGACGCTTGAATTTATGAAGTGGCTTGGTATAAGTATCCCGCATTATTTTGAAGAGAGGCTTAAAAATAGCGAAGATATACTGAGTGCGTCGGTAAATTTAAGCTTGGAGCTTTTTAACTTTCTTTACAAATATAGCCTCGCAAAAGGCGTAAGCGTAGGTGCAAACATAGAAAGCATATCGGCTAGAAAGAGCGAGATAGAGGCTTCTTTAAGGCTTCTTGAGGGGATAAAAGAGATAATATCAAAAACAAATGTGAGTTATAGAAGTTAA
- the infC gene encoding translation initiation factor IF-3: MSKENEVLLNEEIRASEVRCVGDDGTSYGIISRDEALKIAEKQGLDLVLIAPDAKPPVCKIMDYGKFRYQQEKKQKEAKKKQKIIDVKEIKLSVKIAQNDINYKVKHAIEFLEDGKHVKFRVFLKGREMATPEAGVVMLEKVWDMIKDIGNRDKEPIIEGRYVNMLVTPKKA; the protein is encoded by the coding sequence TTGAGTAAAGAAAATGAAGTATTGCTCAACGAAGAGATAAGAGCGAGTGAAGTAAGATGTGTCGGCGATGACGGCACAAGCTATGGCATCATCTCAAGAGATGAGGCTTTAAAAATCGCTGAAAAACAAGGTCTTGACCTAGTGCTAATAGCGCCTGATGCAAAACCGCCTGTTTGCAAGATAATGGACTATGGAAAATTCCGTTATCAACAGGAAAAAAAGCAAAAAGAAGCTAAGAAAAAGCAGAAAATTATCGATGTAAAAGAGATAAAACTATCGGTAAAAATTGCGCAAAACGACATAAACTACAAGGTTAAACATGCTATTGAATTCCTTGAAGATGGAAAGCATGTTAAATTTAGAGTATTCCTAAAAGGTCGTGAGATGGCTACTCCTGAAGCCGGAGTTGTTATGCTCGAAAAAGTTTGGGATATGATAAAAGATATAGGAAATAGAGACAAAGAGCCTATCATCGAAGGTCGTTATGTCAATATGCTTGTAACTCCAAAGAAAGCTTAA
- the sdhB gene encoding 8-methylmenaquinol:fumarate reductase iron-sulfur subunit: protein MKIIIDRFDGRTKYKQAFNLTDKEIEGKTLLSVLLLIKQTRDVSLNFTASCRSAICGACAVRVNGHSYLACDTKMHELLKEYDNPNELTISPLENFRVISDLVVDWEPSIENLRKIRPAIVPKDEFSSERGCTQTQAEFDRISKQWDCILCGCCASECSKLEADRSDYMEPFVFTHAYRAAADSRSKDPMMHLKPALANGLWLCVHCQECADRCPKGISSQSDISMLRVMAMKKGLNEGSGPGHAEAFLLDMVEGSGRLNEIKLALRSEGVIANMGKMDIAANLMMAGKMNPLHVFGDDKIGGHAELVKMIEAARAANKE from the coding sequence ATGAAAATCATCATAGACCGCTTTGACGGACGTACCAAATACAAACAAGCATTTAATCTAACGGATAAAGAGATTGAAGGCAAGACGCTACTTAGTGTGTTGTTGCTTATAAAGCAAACTCGTGATGTGTCGTTAAATTTCACCGCATCCTGTCGGTCGGCCATATGCGGTGCTTGTGCAGTTAGAGTAAATGGACACTCTTATTTAGCCTGTGATACAAAGATGCATGAGTTGTTAAAGGAGTATGATAATCCAAACGAACTGACTATATCTCCGCTTGAAAATTTTCGCGTGATATCTGATCTTGTTGTAGATTGGGAACCAAGTATAGAAAATTTACGCAAAATTCGCCCCGCTATAGTGCCTAAAGATGAATTTTCATCAGAGAGAGGCTGTACGCAAACTCAAGCAGAATTTGATCGCATAAGCAAGCAATGGGACTGTATCTTGTGCGGTTGTTGCGCTTCTGAATGCTCTAAACTGGAAGCGGATAGAAGCGATTATATGGAGCCGTTTGTGTTTACCCATGCATATCGCGCTGCAGCCGACTCGCGCAGCAAAGACCCGATGATGCACTTAAAGCCGGCGCTTGCTAATGGATTATGGCTATGCGTTCATTGTCAAGAGTGCGCCGATCGCTGTCCAAAAGGCATAAGTTCTCAAAGCGACATATCAATGCTTAGAGTAATGGCTATGAAAAAGGGTCTAAATGAAGGCTCGGGTCCGGGGCATGCGGAAGCTTTTTTATTGGATATGGTAGAAGGTAGCGGACGACTAAATGAGATTAAACTTGCGCTTCGTTCCGAAGGAGTGATAGCAAATATGGGCAAGATGGATATAGCCGCAAATTTAATGATGGCCGGCAAGATGAATCCTCTTCATGTTTTTGGAGACGATAAGATAGGGGGACATGCAGAGCTAGTAAAAATGATCGAAGCGGCAAGAGCCGCAAACAAGGAGTAG